A region of the Notolabrus celidotus isolate fNotCel1 chromosome 18, fNotCel1.pri, whole genome shotgun sequence genome:
TGACTTTTTGTTCATGAGCTACATTTTTTGCTCACTTAATTTTGAAGTGATGGTCTTTCAATTAGGAACGGTATACGTCTGTCTGCAGTATTCTCACCTGGATCCAGTGGATGGCATGTCCCATCTTCTCTGCAGACCTTAGCCACACTGTAATCGGTTTCCATGTTTGATAGAAGGGTGTTGTACTAAAAGGTGAAGATGTGTACTAAGCATTAGATGATGCTGAAACcttcagcagctttaatctgGCAAATTAAGATGCTAGCTGTCTACAGGGAGCAGAGGTGGAGGGGTGGGTGTGAGCATGTAACAAAAGGGAGTGACGGTAAAAGGTGAAACTGATCACTGTAAAATATGGTAAATCGACATAGAAACAGTGGTAACATTTGGTACACTTTTGAATGAACAAGCCCTGAGATAGCTGAATTTGTGGGTGTGTCTGGCTCCAAAAGAGTCTCCTCTTCACAGAAATACTAGCCTTCAGTTTTCAAAACACATATACTCTGTGTATGATGGGTCAGAATCATTCCTGCTGATATGTTCTGATTATCTTGTAAACTATTTAACATTAGCTGATCTAGTGCTGCTAACATGTGTCCCTCAGCATGAGTGAGTAATCTGTCTCAAAGAAGAAACACATGTCCTGCTCTTTCTTAATAACTAACATACTACCattgttgaaatgtgttttatggTCTTTACACTTACATCATCAATAAATTGTTAACAGAAACACATCTTGGTTTTATGTTTTTGGTCTCCTTTGAATTTTtgtcaagaaaaacaacaactgacaACTGTGATTTAATTCAACCAATAAACTATTTCTACTTGAAGAGGAGTTCTGTCTTTGTTAGACTGAAACTTTTTCGGCCCCACCTCTTCCAGTTCTGCAGAAGACAGTGCAGCCCTCTCAATGTCGCTGAGTTTTTTGACAATGCGTTTGACCGAGCCATCCTGGAAGTCAGTGGTGTCGTACTGACGAGCCTGCTGTCCGTATTTCAGGGTGTGGGCCGACATCTCCAGGTTTTTCTGAAGCTGAAAAGGAGAAACAAAACCTTCTAAATTGATCTCTTTAGTACTTTATGCAATTGGATTCTGGGTGATGGATGTATGAAAAATGCACTGATAGTGACTAGCTGACTCAATCATTTACTGATTGGTAAACAACATTTGATTAAGAAATAATTTTACTGATTTCTTGACTTAATGTACAAAATCAACATAACGTGCCACAATCGTTCAAATGTAAGTGATGACAGATACTGCCAGAAAATGTTAAGGTGATATAAAGGGGACCAGGTCTGTCAAAGGGTCTCACCATGGCCTGCTTATTGGCCTCGTTGATGTCGGTGTTGTACTTCCAGGAGGCCTCCGTGTAAGCGTTCCACACCACTTCAGCCGTGCGATTGTACTCATCCAGAAATGTCCTTGCATCAGTCTCATCTGTATTCTTGTCTAagtaaacaagaaaagaaaaaaggcaagATGTGTAATTAAGATAAAGAAACATGTAATTCAGACTGCAGTTAGAATGTGTAAACACAGCAGGTTGTTCATTTTTTAGGTGTTTGCTCtgcatgaataaaagaaagctgtacttttctgtttgtgtgcatgcaaatCTTTGAACAGCCTGCAACACTTTTGTCcataaaaataactaaaaaccATTGCCTGATCTCATCAGTCCAGCACAATTTCATTGCAACATCTCTACTTTTTACCACTTTTCACAAATGCAGAAATTATGTAGTATCACttagtatcatgttgtattttccccctccctcctgAGGATGttgctggtttgtttttattatatttagcaAAACTTTTTACCAATGTCCTCAGGGTAGCCCTCAGGAATGGGTGGTACCCAGCTATATTCAGGCCATCCTAACGTCTCATCCACATTTTGCTCTTTCAGCCATGTAATAATGGGGTCAAAGTATTTCATCAGTGAGTTGGCGTCCAACTTGTTGGTGCCAATAGCGTCATTGAGAATCTCAGGCCAAGGTTTGGAGGAGCCGGCTTGGAGGATTTTCCTACAGAATTGGAAAATTAAGCTGTATCACACCTTCACTGCTTAAATAGACAAATCAGAATTCATGCTCTGTGTAATTAGATCACATACTTCAAAATGGCCCCTGCTTCAGGAGAGCGGTAGATGTCACATGTGTGTAAAGGACCAGTGTGATTGGCTGCCTCACACAGTTTTTCGTGAAGCTGGAACTGCAGGATGAAGCTCACAAAATACCTGCAAGAGAAAGAATCTCTTTGTCATATGTCAGTGGATCACATTAATACtaaaaaataacttattttttaaCCAAAATCAAAACTAAAATGAAATGTGAGGTGTGTTTTTAAGTATGTCTGACTCTTTGTCTTCAAATTGTTAAAGAAACCATCTGAAGCTTTTCTAATAGAGCCTCCTGCCTTTATTCCCTGTTATTGTATCATTCAATCTACATTATTCACTTATTTCTCTCACACTTCATTAATCAGTGCtagcagatacacacacatacacatacacaaattgGGGTGATTTTGCACTGGTATGTatgactaatgttttaattgagCATTACTTGTGAAAAGCTGAAAGTTGAAATCCAGAACTGACTGTGTAGTTCTCATGTGTGTGAAGTATAACATGGTGGTGCTGGAACATGATGCTACCTGATGTATGGTGTATTTCCAGGGATGTGGTATTTCGCCCCGGCATCAAAGTGCTCTTCTGAACGCCTGGTGGGTGGGCAGATGCCTTGATATTTTGTCCTTCGAAAGGAAATACAAGATAGATTTAGAACACATTGACATGAGTTACGAAACTGAGACACACGTTTTTGGGAAGTTGCTTTTCCTGTAGTGATTGTTTTTTCTAACTTGTGAGGTTTGACGTATCCAAAAACTGTCTGCTGGGCTTGAGTTCTGTTTTTCCAGGGACTCACCAGTCTACAAATACCTTACCAGCCAGCGCAACCAAAGTTTTTTTATATTACTACAGAGCAGCTGGAATTAATCTGTTACTGCATAGTTTCCACAGGTTTTAGTGTAATTTAAGGAACTTTGTAAGGGCTCTATTTTTCATTAGACAGTGTGACGATACATGCTAAGCAGTATCAGGTTAAGGGCTGAAGGGAGTTTCATGTCTTGGACAATAATCACAGCtcttgtactgttgtttttagCCAAAACTCGCAACTGGTTTTAGAGAAAAAAGCTCTGAAGGCCCAATGGACCCTCCCTAGCAAACAATGTAAGCTAGCTGTTCAGTTTAGTGGAACATTCAGCAGTTAACATGTATTTGTTGGTGGAGACAAAAGCAGAGCtaaaataatcatgtgtttAAGGCTAGTGGTGATATCAAAAtctcaggagcaggaccacacctcaaccGCGCCTCTTCCGTTTTTCCATTAATTCAAACctgaccatttcctcctttctcacTCTCGTTTccgcatccctccctcccttccctttctcctttctgctcctcttctccttATCCATAGGGCCCTGAGGGGATTTGTCGTGCTCGGGTGCAACGGCGGATCCCAAAGCGGCTACGAGTGCAATATCGATCAGTACAATAATCTGTAATCAATAAACCTCAAATAAatctttcaaatctcattctgttgttggtgtggtccttgctagtgaaatgtTCATAAAATAAAGCCTGCTAGATGTGTAAATACGTGAATATTTGCTGACAAGTTCACCATATCAACCCTAAAAGCTATTATGAGCTGTTATGGTCACAATGAGTTTGTTGCCCCAAAGCTGCTGCATAAAAAGTACAGTGAAGTAATTTTCTCCACAAATCTTGTGGTTTACTTAAAAGGCTTTTGATAACTGGTTAGCCTTGTGAAAAATTAGTTAGCTAAATACAGCTAGTTGTAATCATCTCAGGTTACTGTCAAAACCTAGTACCTGTGAGTTGTTTCACAAATTAATGTTGAGGGCAAGGGTCAGGAAAGTTAGAACATTCAGCCAATAATGCTGGGCACTTAAACCCTGTAAAATCACAACGTTTCAAAATGTAGCATATTAGATCAAATAACCCAGATGTAAGCCTAAGTTAATACAGGTAGGTTGACTTTGTTATTGTTGACCTTTACAGTCTTTGCACTACAATTAGCTAACCCGCTATTTCACGTTACTCTGTATCTGCTGGAGGGTTATggtttttttatcaaattttcCAATCCAGCTCTCATGATTAAGTAAATAATCATACTTCCTGAATGTGTCGAAATATTCTATAAACAGGAAATATCCAGTAGCCTACCTGAGGTTCCACCAGTCAGCGTTGTAGCGCTGAGGAGGTGTTTTTCCACTGAACACACCCCATCTCCACTGATCAATGAGATAGCCAAAGGGAAGGAAAGCAATCTTCTCTAGAGCCATCTTTAACAGGTAGTTTGTATCCGTTTctagaaaaaaacatgatgcaGCATTAAATTGTTGGCTACATACTTATTAGTTTATCTTAAAGTTATATGTGAGGCTTTTTCGGTCTCATCAGTTTTTTTGATCTTCTTACCATAGTCATTTGTCACATTGTCCAGCAGTTCAATGGTATGCAGATGTTTGGGTGTGGAAACGGAGAGAGACAAAACATCTCCAATGGCCTCGTGAAAACCTGGGTTTGCACCACGACGGTAGCCCACCGGCTGGTCCTTGTACTGCAGGTAATACTGGACATGACCCATCTCATGGTGCACAGTGAAGAGTTGCTCCATTGTCACAGTGGTGCACTGCTTAATCCTACGGTAGAAAAACATCAATGTGGTTAATTAATGACGTAGTCATTTCAAGTGTAATCATCATTACAAGAATAACATGACCTATGggttaatgtatttttttaatattaacaatGCAGGTGATTCAGAATGATTTGTGTTGAACCTGTAGAATAACTTGTGTGAAACTTACTATCACGGTTAAGTTCAGACTGTATGTTTTGGTTTACATTTTTACGTCAATATCCAATAGACTTTTAAACCTCCACAAACTGAACAGCTCATGCAACATTAAACTCGTGAACGATAACATGAGAGTAGTTCACTCTGGAGACTGTGAACGACTTCCCACATTccaggaggatctgagaggaatCGAGAGTTGCTGAGAGTTACGGAGCACTGTGTTTTAAGGCAGCTGAAGTCAGATTTACGTCACCTGGCAGTTATTTGGTATGGCTTATGCTGTTAGCGATGAAGCCAGCTCTTGTGAACATTTCTTTATGAACAAATACACATCATctgtttttatatacagtcttaAATCGACTTTATTTTTAAGTCAACCCCCCTTTTATGAAATCCAGTGTGCAATACATCTTTATTTTCAACTTATAATTAGCAATGAACAAGGTGTACTTATAACTTCCTACATTTCTGACTATAACACAGTTGATTATTTTACCTGAAGTCTTTACGGTTGTAAAAGTCCCAGGCAGACGCGTGGCACACGACCTCTCTACCTTCAGGTTTCTCTAGCATGGAGTGGTCCCAGAACTCCTCAGGCATCTTCTCCAAACCCAAAGACGTGAAGAACTCCTCGGCCACAGAAAACATGTGAGTGGCATTGTAGCCCTGAGAAAACAAAGCAACCACAGAGGTCAAATTTCAGCTTGAAATAAACTCTCAGCTTAAATCTGTAAGAGTTTGattttgtgatttgtttttaacccacaaaatacattttctttcttacaATCCAACTGAGTAGCATAAAGTCTTTCCCCAATACTCACTTTTCTGACCATTGTATCCGTCACATCAATGTTTGGTTTGTCAGGAAATGGGATCATCATACCATAAATATTGTTCCAGGTCTGGGCCCACATGTTTCCTGAGGGTGGGGAAGAAAACACAATTAAGAAACAATTCTTGTTATGAGATACTCCGCTCTGAAGCCCAGTAGGAAATGCCTCATTCACAGAAACGAGATCAGCACCCATGTGTGATTACATCTTTGAAGGTTTTCGAAGACTTTATTAAACAATGACTGTTCATGTAACGGACTGAATGACAATTACTGGCATAGGTTTCTGGGGATGATAATTGTTTGTCAGCCCCAGTTAAGAAGTAACTTTTGTGTCAATGTCAAATTGCCTCTATCGTGCACTCATACAGCCTTTTTGATGTAACTACTGAACTACATGGTTTGCAAGAcaaggttgaaataaaataataatgttggACTTTATCAAATTTAGGACCCTCATCTTTCCTCTCAAATAAAACTCTACTTGGCCTCGAACAGACGGAAAAAAATAGAACTCTCTACTCGTCCTCGAGcaaacagataaaaataaaactctctACTCGGCCTCGAGCAGACggaaaaaaataaactctttCTCCTCCAAATAATTATCATACAGTCCCAAGCGTCATGTAGCAAATATTCATGGTTTTCGTGTATGTTAGCTGcataaaaatgtgtgttgtaCCAAGCAAGTGGGCAGGGATTGGTCCCTTCAGGTTGATGTACTTGGGGCCATACTGTTTGTAGAGCTGGCGGCGCACAAAGGCGTGTAGGTTCTGGTAGAGCGGCTCAATGGTCCTGTAGAGTCCTTCTATGTCCTGTTCAAAGGTCTCAGTCTCATACCAAGAGCGCCAGTCAGCACCAGTGTCGTCAAAGCCTAAACAGGAAAAAATATTCACACTCTTTAGCATTTCTTGTCTCTGCTTTGTTGCTTAAACCTTGTGATTTCAAGGTCAAATATCAAACAAGTCAAAGGTCAAAAGTTCATACCATCAGCGCGTGAGGCTTTGTTGCTCAACTCCACAAAATTGGGGTAGTATTCCTTTAGAGGGACACCTGATGCATTGTGCCAGCCCTCCCATGCAAACAGCAGCCTCTTGTAGCTCCTGGAGTTAGCCATGATTTCTGTGAGATCTgtttaacaacaaaaagaatCTATCACACCCTCAGGCCCACAGAATGATCTAAAATAAAGAGCAGCTTATCAGACGGTGCACCATCTAAAAAATATAACTCAAGAGCTGGAAGATTTTCCTATCATGATTGAGATGTATTGGTGTTTAGATGACTTTGTGATCTCTAAGACCAGAACGGGAGAAGCTGAGAGATAAGCTTTGAGTTatagcagctctgtgtgtcttttacaatgtttatatttaaaatgggAAGTTAAGGTGAAGACAAGGAGACACAGGATGGTTTGAATGCGGGAAAGGTTgacagtctgtttgtttttttgaagggCTGAACCTCACACTTTGAATAATCCTGTTCCACCTCAGATCACTTCCAAGACTAAGAAGCCAACCCTCTGACCTCGGGAAAAATTAgctcatttatatttacatcatttttagttttaataatAGTTTTTGTTCCCTGGTGGcgctgtttttttgtgtttttgttggcaGACGTTCTCACAATTAGTTTTGGCAGTTGCTGAAAACATAACATAGAGCCATTGTTTACAATACAAGCCGACAGCGGTAAAAGCCACTGACATGCTATTTCAATAGCTTTAACTCAGTGCTCATGGGCACATCCATAACACTTCCTTTGGAGAGCTCTCTGAAGTCATTTTGTCCATCCTGTTACTTTCCTCATAGCAGATAAGATCTGAAGCACTTACAACAGTTTTTCTTACTAGACTTCCCCTCCACGCCGCTGTTTGTTTCATACTCCTCAACGTCTGTCCTTTCCTGTTTCTTTCAACTAACTCCAAACGTCTGCATATGTGAGAGTTCATGCATTCTAAAGGCCTTTTGTTTTACTGAAATTTACTCACGAGGTTCCAGGCTCCAGCTCACATTCGGCTGTGGATGCACCTTAGATGTGGAATAAATGTTGTCCATAGTGCTGAGAATTCTGTTATACTGGAGAGGAGAGAACACAATTTGAATTCACTGTCATGTGCTCAAAAAAGGTTAGAAAATTAAAACAGGATTACAAGtttcctgaaacagaaacagaccttCTCTCTATCTTCCGGGGCCAGGTTGGCAGCTCCCAGGATCTTAATCTTATCCACCAGTTTCCTGTCGCTAGAAGTGAGATTAATCAGTGTTTCATCACTGAAGCTCTGCTTGGCTTTTAACCCCCAGGCTGAGGAGAAGGCCTGCTCCTCCAGGGATGCTTCTACCTGAAGACAATAGGAGATGGAGGTAGTTAATATTGATTAACTAAATCTCTTGATTTCTctaattacagaaaaaaaatattgtgagTGTTGCCAGTATCAGGGTGGATATTGGTACAGTGACATACTTGTACATACAGCAAGAAAACTCTTCCTTTGTAACCAGTGAAGTATAGCTCTGACTTCCCTGGCCCTACATGTCCTGGGACTTGTGCTTAGTTTTTCAAGTTAGCATCAgacttctgtctctctgcaaagtgaaaaattgcaTTAACCTGTAATAACACACTACCTCATATGACAATAcagtttaattttgtttttttaaactttttacattaaatgcaatttttctgtgtgtgtgaagattGACACTTCCCAAAGGAAAATATCTTTCGCACATAGACTGTGCATTGGAGGAGGTCATAGCCATTGTGAGGTCAGCCCTGAAGCATGTCCAGCTCTATTGACAATTTAAATGGATAGTGTAGATGTATTGGGGTGGTGTTGTATGAGCTTTTTATAAATAGTAGGTGTGTAATGTACAATAGGTGATGGTCAGCACAGCCCCCTTGCACAGGGCATgtaataaaatgtactttagcTGTTTTCTAAAGTCTGCTCTGTACTATTAATTAAAATTATGTTCGCCCCCTGTTGGCCATCAAAAGGACTGCAGGTCTAAAGCCACATCTGCATTGGGCTATGGAAACAAACAGACTGGTTTCCCTTTCAATTAGAGGACTGAATAaaggggcgctgttggcctagtgaTCTAAGcgagcgccccatatacagaggctttagtcctcatcgcagtggTCTCAGgtccaactctctactccccacatttcctgtctctctccagctttcataTCCTttaaaggcaaaatgcccaataacataactttaaaaaaatatgactgAATGAAACCTGGACAGAAaaggtggctggctgcagtatcgGTCGAAACACCCTGCCTCCTTCATTATGACAGATGGAGCATATTTCATGCTAATTTATGTGCACACAAATTTGAATGTATTatctgatttaaaagaggattgATGCAGCATTCTGGATTAGTATAGTAGAGGAGGAATATGTAGCAGAGTCGTTGAACTTTCCAAAGTCGTGAGTGTCTgctacaaatcaacacaagaatctgatCTACTGTGGACAGTAAAGACCAgagggatctttgatgtttAATCAGtaagtgaaatgtatttttaggaTAACAGGGTCATAGGTCATATTTTCGCTTTAAATCTCTCGATGGGAAGAGATGGAGGCGTGCTGTCCATATTTTTTTCAGTCAGTCATCTCTACAAATGTTGGCTTAATTACAGTCTCATTATGTCTTCTCTTCCCACTCTGttacaaagtcagaatttcAGTTTAGCCAACACTGGTAATGGTTTACTTCTTGTATAGCCCCACAAAAGCGCATCCAGCATGGCGGTGCACCCTTGTTTTTAAACTTGTATACCTACAACATGCACGTCATGTGACTTGATCTCTTTCTTTGATGCTGAAGCAGAACATCTTTCCTCTGGGACCAATAAAAAGCTCTATTTGTCTATCAGGAGCAAGGACAGAGCAGCTAAATGACCCTAGCTGAAGGACAATAtttgtaaaatatgtttttgtctgTCGTTTGCACATGCTCATATATCGCCTCAGAGAGTGTCAGGAGCTTTTCTTTATGGCACTCTGGGATGTCATGGACACACACTGTAGACCTTTAGTCTATAATAACAGCACATGGGGAAGGGACAGTGTCAAGGCTACTGTAGGAAATTGAATGGACGATGGATGTGTTTCCCATTTATTTGTTCCCGCTCAAGATGATGTATTGTTACAGCATTGTGTATCCCCCTACTGCACCTTTTTCCTAGGAGATAATGTTTATGCTAGGTTGCAACCTTTAACTTTGTGTCAAGCTAAAGTAAAGTAAACCATATTTAAATTTTGTAAGCTTGGCCACACTTGGAAAAGCATTTTTTGCACACACTCTGTTGTTGACAGAACCACAAAGCAATGAGTGAAGCGCTAACAGCTCACCAGTTGTTGCAAGCCCAGGAAAGTCTGACAACACTGTAGCTTCATTCCTGTGCTGTTTTCATTAAAGCCTTTCTTATCTTTCTCCCAGCCTTCAGAAAAATAACAGGCGGCAGGAGGGAAAACTAGTGACAGTGAGTTAAAGTATTAACTCCAACCTTTGTGCTCTTCCTCtcaatctgtctttttctctatCGCTTTTTTTCCCAGCCTGCCAACACCCAGATAATCACATTCTCCACCACAGAAAGACAGTAAAGATAAGGCTGAAATGACTTCTTTCTCTGCTGATTATCTCTCCCTCAAGGTCTTTGTGCTATGCAAGCTGCAGTCAGCATTCCAATTTGTAAGGAGGCGCGGTATAGGAGAATtctgtttctgaaactggaTATAGAATATTTATCTTGGGTTTACCGAAAGGTCATATTAAAAAGTGTGCAATTTGCAACCACACCAAATCTCTCTATCACCTAAGGGCAACTGCTGTTCCATTATGGGATTCAAAGGACATCAGTCATTGATATCCACTCACATCTCTTTT
Encoded here:
- the ace gene encoding angiotensin-converting enzyme; protein product: MGTSVDRFVCMVFLLLPVFGLSVALNETLLPGNYDDNNEGALKFLEDYNTTAEKVLFDSVSASWNYNTNITDYNSQLQVEASLEEQAFSSAWGLKAKQSFSDETLINLTSSDRKLVDKIKILGAANLAPEDREKYNRILSTMDNIYSTSKVHPQPNVSWSLEPHLTEIMANSRSYKRLLFAWEGWHNASGVPLKEYYPNFVELSNKASRADGFDDTGADWRSWYETETFEQDIEGLYRTIEPLYQNLHAFVRRQLYKQYGPKYINLKGPIPAHLLGNMWAQTWNNIYGMMIPFPDKPNIDVTDTMVRKGYNATHMFSVAEEFFTSLGLEKMPEEFWDHSMLEKPEGREVVCHASAWDFYNRKDFRIKQCTTVTMEQLFTVHHEMGHVQYYLQYKDQPVGYRRGANPGFHEAIGDVLSLSVSTPKHLHTIELLDNVTNDYETDTNYLLKMALEKIAFLPFGYLIDQWRWGVFSGKTPPQRYNADWWNLRTKYQGICPPTRRSEEHFDAGAKYHIPGNTPYIRYFVSFILQFQLHEKLCEAANHTGPLHTCDIYRSPEAGAILKKILQAGSSKPWPEILNDAIGTNKLDANSLMKYFDPIITWLKEQNVDETLGWPEYSWVPPIPEGYPEDIDKNTDETDARTFLDEYNRTAEVVWNAYTEASWKYNTDINEANKQAMLQKNLEMSAHTLKYGQQARQYDTTDFQDGSVKRIVKKLSDIERAALSSAELEEYNTLLSNMETDYSVAKVCREDGTCHPLDPDLQKIMAESRDYDELLFAWKGWRDSAGKVLRTKYKRYVELANKAATLNGHTDNGAFWRSLYETPTFEQDLEALWKELEPLYLNVHAYVRRGLYKKYGSEHINLKGPIPAHLLGNMWAQTWSGIMDLVMPYPDATQVDATPAMVAKGWNATRMFQESDNFFTSLGLLPMPKEFWDKSMLVKPADGREVVCHASAWDFYNRKDFRIKQCTVVTMDDLITVHHEMGHVQYFLQYKDQPVSFRDGANPGFHEAIGDVLALSVATPGHLKSIGLLDKVENNHESDINFLMSMALDKIAFLPFGYLMDQWRWKVFDGRIPSTEYNKEWWNLRMKYQGLCPPVTRTEDDFDPGAKFHIPANVPYVRYFVSFIIQFQFHQALCKAADHKGPLHTCDIYKSQKAGKLMGDVMKLGFSKPWPEAMAMITGEPKMSAQPLMEYFQPLIKWLEEENKKNNDIRGWPEYDWKPSTAETPATKVDFLGMSVAGPAAIAGQWILLVVGLVLLLATIFLAYKYSKSKKPEKSTSLLELKQKD